The DNA segment GGCTTTGCGGCACGCTCTGCGCGATGTGGATGTAGTTGTGCACGCGGCTGGGCCATTTGTGCGAACGGCTATGCCGATGGTTGAAGCCTGTTTGGCGACCCAAACGCACTATGTGGATATCACGGGCGAAATCAGCGTCTTTGAGCAAATCTTTGCCCGCGATGAGGAAGCGCGTCAAGCCGGTGTGGCGCTGTTGCCGGGAAGCGGCTTTGATGTCGTGCCGTCTGATTGTTTGGCGGCCTATGTGGCCAGCAAAATCGAACAACCGATAGCGCTCGAAATCGGTATCGCGGCGCTGAGCCGCACCAGCCCAGGCACGGCGCAGACGATGATTGAGCATGTGCCACAAGGCAACCTTGTGCGGCGTGATGGTGTGTTGGTGCGTGTTCCTTTTGGAACGCTGACGCGTACCATTCACTTTTCAGATAAACCGCGCCAGGCGGTTGCTATTCCATGGGGGGATTTGGCTACCGCCTATCGCTCCACTGGCATTCCCAACATTACCACCTACATGGCGTTTCCGCCGGCGATGATTCGCCAAATGCGGTTTCTCTCGTGGTTGGCGCCGCTGTTTCGTATCGGCGCTGTGCGTCGTGCCGTGCAAGCCTGGATTCGTCGCAGCGTCAAAGGACCCGATGAGCAGTTGTTGGCGCGGGGGCGTTCCTATTTGTGGGCGCAGGTACGCAACGCGGCAGGTGAAACCGCCGAAGCCTGGTTGGAAACTTGCGAGGGCTACCGCTTTACGGCGTTGGCGGTGGTAGCTGTTGTCGAGCGGTTGGCGGAGACGACGGTGCAGGGCGCATTGACGCCGGCGCAAGCCTTTGGGGCTGATTTTGTACTTGAAATTGATGAAACGCGGCGTTTTGATCAAATAGAACGTACCAAAAGTTGAATAAGTAGGAGAAAGGTCGTATTGAAGGTGGCATAAAATCCTCTATGA comes from the Ardenticatena maritima genome and includes:
- a CDS encoding saccharopine dehydrogenase family protein, coding for MQPGTWMVYGAYGYTGRLIVAEAVSRGYRPIVAGRNAEQVESVAQAYNLEARVVSLDDAGALRHALRDVDVVVHAAGPFVRTAMPMVEACLATQTHYVDITGEISVFEQIFARDEEARQAGVALLPGSGFDVVPSDCLAAYVASKIEQPIALEIGIAALSRTSPGTAQTMIEHVPQGNLVRRDGVLVRVPFGTLTRTIHFSDKPRQAVAIPWGDLATAYRSTGIPNITTYMAFPPAMIRQMRFLSWLAPLFRIGAVRRAVQAWIRRSVKGPDEQLLARGRSYLWAQVRNAAGETAEAWLETCEGYRFTALAVVAVVERLAETTVQGALTPAQAFGADFVLEIDETRRFDQIERTKS